The genomic window TATTTTCAGAATAATTAACTATATTTTCCAATAAATTTTTGTCTTCTCTTATTATTCTTGCACCTATATAAAAAAAGTGTTTCCAGCTAATCAATACAACTCAATATTTTTAGAATAGGTATAAAATgcatttgaaatttaatttagttaaaaacaTATTGAGCATATGAATTTTTCTAGTTGTCCAttacaatattaaaataatatataatttattcgaAATTTAGAATATAGAACTTGATTTTATTAGTATTTAGTATATATATTGTTGCTTCATTCAAATCAAACATCATCTATATACAATCATAGGAGTGAAAAATCCGTTTGGGGAAAAAATTATTCGAAAGTGAAAACTCTTTGATGTGGTTGATTGTTACTTTTATTATCTCTTTTTGTTGAAGAAAGCATTGCATCATGACATATAGTGAATTAATACGATGTAGCAAAACAAGAGAAtgttaaatgacaagaaatgtctATTGAGAACCAATTATGTtctttgttttaatttaaaaaattatgatggctatatataaataattattggGTGTAGTTTAATATttatctcttttatatatatgtCATTTGAATCTAAGTCATGtattttattatcattttttttatataaaatattcgTTGTTCTCTCGTCAAAACTTATTAATTATTCTGTGATATTATAGTTACTTTTTTTGTAATAAAACTTTATTCTTATGAAATATTTTAGTGTGATATTTTATTCTCACAAAAGTTTATATAGAAAAACATTCTCTTGATTAAATGATGAAAATATGACTTTTTAAGAAATAATTAGCATGTAAGAATATTTTACAATATATAAAAAGGCTCAgtcctttttctaaaaatttttattatacaGAATAGAATTACAATACAAAATTTATTAACTAAAATTTAGTTCTTTTACCTgctataaattaatcttacataaTAGAGTaagtttataaattataaatcttGAAAAAAACGTCCCATAATTAATATTACTTATACTAACTAATTTCTATAATATAATATCAATCTTTATTTTAGTATCTAACAAAATTATCAAAAAAGCATAAAAAGAAATATAAACATGATCCTACCTGTGGTGTATCCCAAAGTTTTTCAACATTGCTATCTCGCATAGAAAGCTGAACAAGTTTTTTAGGCCAACAAATAGATTACACAAACTTAAGTGGACATTTATTCCACTCAATATACCTTAAGTCATTAGGAAGTTGAAAACCCTCTAGAAACACTGTGTTCCATTCAAGATCCATGTTGAAATTTCCTCTTAAAGCAAGTAACCTTAACTTTGGCATCTTCCTTAATGCAATGATGATTATACGTGGATCTATTGTAACTTGATTCATATCCACCGTCATGCTTTCAACTCCATGAATATCCTGCAAAATTTATAAGCATTGCAATACAATGTTAGTACCATGTTGCTGTAAGCAATATTTTGATACAAACATATATACACTCATCTTGAAGACCAAACCATTAAAGCATGATTTTCTTACTCTCTCATCTTGGAAAATATTGCAAATTTCTTCGGTGGTATTCAACAGTCTTATTTGTTGACCTCCATTTTTGTTATATTCTTCATGAATGATTTTCCAACACATTTCCTGTGTCAAACTATGCATTTGTATGTATTTATCATAACGAACATTCGAATAAATATTTATAAGAGACTTGTCCAATAGACTTTTTATTCCTATATCTGCAAAGAAATCACAAGAATTTAATATTCTTGTTATTTTTTCCATTTCATGCCCGTGGAAACAGCATGCAACATGTAAAAGgatatttttttcatcatcatctaaTGCATCATAACTCAATCTCAACACTTTCTGAATATCTGCATTGGGATACTTTCTTAATTTTTTCAATGCACTATCCCATTCAGCTACACTTTTGCCGCGAAGAAATGATCCCAAAATTTTCAAAGCCAATGGAATGCGGTTAGCATAATTTATGACTCTAGCTGTTAGTTCACCATACCCCTCTTTGGGATGGGAATCAGAAAAGGCATAATGGCTAAAAAGTTGATAGGAGTCTCCATTACTCATTTGCTTGATTTCATGAATTTGTTCAACTCCTCCACTTGTAAGCACACTCCTGTCCCTTGTTGTCAAAATGACAATGCTACCAGAACATAGGCAAGTACGCAAACCTGGAACCAAATCAGTTGCAATTGGCGAATCAACCACATCATCCAGTACAATCAAAGCCCTCTTCTTCTCGAGTTTACTTTTAGTGCGAGAGTCTAGTACTCCAATATTGGTATTATGAAGATCTTGGTTTAATAATTGAGAAAGAAGTCTGCTGCATATGTCACTGAGACATGGTTTTCCTAATTCTCTGGAATTTGACAAGAAGCAAGAGCCTTCATATTGAAAAGAGTAATTGTTGAAGAGAGCCTCAGCAATGGTTGACTTACCAATACCGCCCATACCCCAAATTCCAATTACAAGAACCTTCTCCATCTTGAGTCTCATCAAAGATTCAACGCGGGTATAGTTTGTGTTACAAATAAAAGGTCTTTTGAGTCCATCTATGAAGCACTTGTTCTTCAGACAATGTGGCAAAATTGCTTTTAAAATGTCACTAATTAACTTAGCTTCATCATCCCTGGCAAAAGATAACCACAGCATAGATCGAAGTGAAAATGGATAAACATATATAGTTCCTTGCAATCCATTATTTTAATTGGAGTATAATAATACTCTCTTTTAGTTAGTCAAGTAAATTTGTATATATATCATGAAAAAAAATATCGTGTAACACCAATATATCTTGAACAATATACCTGATTTCAATGTAAAATCATAATGAATGTTACGATTTCCGAAGATGTCATTATTTGAATTTTACGTTTTTATATTCTTTTGCCATTGCTATAGCATTGAAGTTGACATTGAGAGGTGTTTCTTCTTTagacaaaaaataatattttcacgTTAAAGAtactaatttaaatattattattattattatNNNNNNNNNNNNNNNNNNNNNNNNNNNNNNNNNNNNNNNNNNNNNNNNNNNNNNNNNNNNNNNNNNNNNNNNNNNNNNNNNNNNNNNNNNNNNNNNNNNNNNNNNNNNNNNNNNNNNNNNNNNNNNNNNNNNNNNNNNNNNNNNNNNNNNNNNNNNNNNNNNNNNNNNNNNNNNNNNNNNNNNNNNNNNNNNNNNNNNNNNNNNNNNNNNNNNNNNNNNNNNNNNNNNNNNNNNNNNNNNNNNNNNNNNNNNNNNNNNNNNNNNNNNNNNNNNNNNNNNNNNNNNNNNNNNNNNNNNNNNNNNNNNNNNNNNNNNNNNNNNNNNNNNNNNNNNNNNNNNNNNNNNNNNNNNNNNNNNNNNNNNNNNNNNNNNNNNNNNNNNNNNNNNNNNNNNNNNNNNNNNNNNNNNNNNNNNNNNNNNNNNNNNNNNNNNNNNNNNNNNNNNNNNNNNNNNNNNNNNNNNNNNNNNNNNNNNNNNNNNNNNNNNNNNNNNNNNNNNNNNNNNNNNNNNNNNNNNNNNNNNNNNNNNNNNNNNNNNNNNNNNNNNNNNNNNNNNNNNNNNNNNNNNNNNNNNNNNNNNNNNNNNNNNNNNNNNNNNNNNNNNNNNNNNNNNNNNNNNNNNNNNNNNNNNNNNNNNNNNNNNNNNNNNNNNNNNNNNNNNNNNNNNNNNNNNNNNNNNNNNNNNNNNNNNNNNNNNNNNNNNNNNNNNNNNNNNNNNNNNNNNNNNNNNNNNNNNNNNNNNNNNNNNNNNNNNNNNNNNNNNNNNNNNNNNNNNNNNNNNNNNNNNNNNNNNNNNNNNNNNNNNNNNNNNNNNNNNNNNNNNNNNNNNNNNNNNNNNNNNNNNNNNNNNNNNNNNNNNNNNNNNNNNNNNNNNNNNNNNNNNNNNNNNNNNNNNNNNNNNNNNNNNNNNNNNNNNNNNNNNNNNNNNNNNNNNNNNNNNNNNNNNNNNNNNNNNNNNNNNNNNNNNNNNNNNNNNNNNNNNNNNNNNNNNNNNNNNNNNNNNNNNNNNNNNNNNNNNNNNNNNNNNNNNNNNNNNNNNNNNNNNNNNNNNNNNNNNNNNNNNNNNNNNNNNNNNNNNNNNNNNNNNNNNNNNNNNNNNNNNNNNNNNNNNNNNNNNNNNNNNNNNNNNNNNNNNNNNNNNNNNNNNNNNNNNNNNNNNNNNNNNNNNNNNNNNNNNNNNNNNNNNNNNNNNNNNNNNNNNNNNNNNNNNNNNNNNNNNNNNNNNNNNNNNNNNNNNNNNNNNNNNNNNNNNNNNNNNNNNNNNNNNNNNNNNNNNNNNNNNNNNNNNNNNNNNNNNNNNNNNNNNNNNNNNNNNNNNNNNNNNNNNNNNNNNNNNNNNNNNNNNNNNNNNNNNNNNNNNNNNNNNNNNNNNNNNNNNNNNNNNNNNNNNNNNNNNNNNNNNNNNNNNNNNNNNNNNNNNNNNNNNNNNNNNNNNNNNNNNNNNNNNNNNNNNNNNNNNNNNNNNNNNNNNNNNNNNNNNNNNNNNNNtattaaaatataaaaaaaattcaaaaataaatattttcttacAAATTCAGCAAAACAGGGTCATATTACCTGTGATCATCAAAGGTGATGCCAGAAAGATTGGCAGCTTGAGTGAGTGCAGTCCTCCATTGTTGCACATGGCAACGGTCCTCCGAAGATCTCTCATGCTTATCAAAAGCTCTGCGGTAACTTCCAGTCTGCTTGCGAACATGTGTGGGCTCTATTCCGTAGAACACTGGAATCACTACTTTGTTATTGTTCTTGCGTTCCATGATCTCCACCAGCTCTTTCAAGCACCACCTAGAGGATGCATAGTTTTCGGAGAAGATAACAACAAACAAGTTTGTGTTTCTGATGGCGTGAAGAAGTTCGTCCCAGATGAGACCTCCTTTGTCCATGCCGTCATCGTCTCTGAATGTTTGGATTTGGTTTTGGCGGAGAGCGACTTGAAGATGGCTGAGGAATCCTTTGCGCGTGTCTTCCCCTCTGAAGCTGATGAAAACATCGTATCGATAAGTCGCAGGTGCttgagaagaagaagcagcagcagcaaccGAAAGTGACATGTGTCTATGATGGTAATGAATGAAGTGATTCAGCACTTAATTAATAAGAGAGCCATTGCCTGTGCAGTGGTCGAGAAAGTCACAGGAACCCATCTTTTCAATTTCCGCGTGGGGtccataaaaaattattatctttGTTGTAACCGTAATTGGGGGCTTGGCGGGGAGAATAAAGAGGATTAAAACCATTATCGGTGAACAGAGGGTTGTAGGTGACTAGGTGTTGcttcttaaaattaaaatattgaattaatgttaattaatttcttatttttttccattaaaaatattgatattTTAGTATTTTCAATCCATTAATACTACTGCTTACACTGCACACAATAGAGAGTCAAGACTCAAGAGCACAAGGTTGagggaaaaggaactttaccttGTTTCTTTTCCGTGTGGGTCCAAAACAATATACAAGAAGGAGCCTTGAAATTGCATTGTTACTTACAAAAGAGGATAGTATAAATGGTTTCGGGTACTATCTCTCACCAAGATAAGAGTATCTTCAAATTGAAATTGCATTCCTAAAAACTTTTTTAGTTAATATTTGTTAGTCGGAAATAATCGTATTCGAAGGTAGAAGCGATTCGAAATATTGAGTAAactgtttaagtgtgaggagtgtacgaagttagtcccacattaaagaaagcaaagaagaatgCGAATTTTATAAGATAAAAAATCCATTAATTTGACACTTTAAGATTTTGAGTTGGATGTAATATCTTTTTATGAAAAAGATTGAAGATTTTAAACTCTAGGATTCcttctattatttttatctttcatttataatttctataaattttaattttcttacaaatttttctttcaagcaccatttaatttttttgtcaaaTTTATCTTTTCATTTAAATTCAACACACTCAATTCAGTCAATTTTACTTTCAGAagttttttctaggatttcttctattgtttttatcttttatttacaatttctacaaattttaattttcttacaaatttatcttttaaacatcatttaattttttttgtcaaatttatctttttatttaaattcaacaCACTCAATTTCCAATTtcagtcaattttacttttaaaagttTTTTCCTTTACTTCTCGACTAATTCGAAGATCTTTGATACATTTATAGAAAAATTAGTACCTGCAAAAGAGGAGTAGATTTTGCTTTCAGACCATTAAAATCGAATCACCTTGAATTTACAAAAAATCGATAAAACAATAATATAACTTCAATTCTGATAAAAATGGAGATATctgaataaataattataatttgaaaatacattttaaaaaattttagtgaaaatAAAGTCGTATATATTGACTTATAATgcatctctcttctttttcaacatATATATAACACGCGTCATAAAAATGATCGTAAACATTTTCAaaagggataagtatgattttggtccccaacgtaagggctgaaaatttattttgtctTTTGCCTTTTTTTCGCTCTAAAATGGTCCCTaagattttaatttattttaaaatcatcctttttaccaatttaattttttttattaccaaattattcttcattaaaaaaattataaaataaaataaatataaaataaattaaaaaataaaaagaagaaagaaagggatNNNNNNNNNNNNNNNNNNNNNNNNNNNNNNNNNNNNNNNNNNNNNNNNNNNNNNNNNNNNNNNNNNNNNNNNNNNNNNNNNNNNNNNNNNNNNNNNNNNNNNNNNNNNNNNNNNNNNNNNNNNNNNNNNNNNNNNNNNNNNNNNNNNNNNNNNNNNNNNNNNNNNNNNNNNNNNNNNNNNNNNNNNNNNNNNNNNNNNNNNNNNNNNNNNNNNNNNNNNNNNNNNNNNNNNNNNNNNNNNNNNNNNNNNNNNNNNNNNNNNNNNNNNNNNNNNNNNNNNNNNNNNNNNNNNNNNNNNNNNNNNNNNNNNNNNNNNNNNNNNNNNNNNNNNNNNNNNNNNNNNNNNNNNNNNNNNNNNNNNNNNNNNNNNNNNNNNNNNNNNNNNNNNNNNNNNNNNNNNNNNNNNNNNNNNNNNNNNNNNNNNNNNNNNNNNNNNNNNNNNNNNNNNNNNNNNNNNNNNNNNNNNNNNNNNNNNNNNNNNNNNNNNNNNNNNNNNNNNNNNNNNNNNNNNNNNNNNNNNNNNNNNNNNNNNNNNNNNNNNNNNNNNNNNNNNNNNNNNNNNNNNNNNNNNNNNNNNNNNNNNNNNNNNNNNNNNNNNNNNNNNNNNNNNNNNNNNNNNNNNNNNNNNNNNNNNNNNNNNNNNNNNNNNNNNNNNNNNNNNNNNNNNNNNNNNNNNNNNNNNNNNNNNNNNNNNNNNNNNNNNNNNNNNNNNNNNNNNNNNNNNNNNNNNNNNNNNNNNNNNNNNNNNNNNNNNNNNNNNNNNNNNNNNNNNNNNNNNNNNNNNNNNNNNNNNNNNNNNNNNNNNNNNNNNNNNNNNNNNNNNNNNNNNNNNNNNNNNNNNNNNNNNNNNNNNNNNNNNNNNNNNNNNNNNNNNNNNNNNNNNNNNNNNNNNNNNNNNNNNNNNNNNNNNNNNNNNNNNNNNNNNNNNNNNNNNNNNNNNNNNNNNNNNNNNNNNNNNNNNNNNNNNNNNNNNNNNNNNNNNNNATACATtagtatttataatttgaaattagaattatatataaatactaGA from Arachis ipaensis cultivar K30076 chromosome B09, Araip1.1, whole genome shotgun sequence includes these protein-coding regions:
- the LOC107618322 gene encoding TMV resistance protein N, with the protein product MSLSVAAAASSSQAPATYRYDVFISFRGEDTRKGFLSHLQVALRQNQIQTFRDDDGMDKGGLIWDELLHAIRNTNLFVVIFSENYASSRWCLKELVEIMERKNNNKVVIPVFYGIEPTHVRKQTGSYRRAFDKHERSSEDRCHVQQWRTALTQAANLSGITFDDHRDDEAKLISDILKAILPHCLKNKCFIDGLKRPFICNTNYTRVESLMRLKMEKVLVIGIWGMGGIGKSTIAEALFNNYSFQYEGSCFLSNSRELGKPCLSDICSRLLSQLLNQDLHNTNIGVLDSRTKSKLEKKRALIVLDDVVDSPIATDLVPGLRTCLCSGSIVILTTRDRSVLTSGGVEQIHEIKQMSNGDSYQLFSHYAFSDSHPKEGYGELTARVINYANRIPLALKILGSFLRGKSVAEWDSALKKLRKYPNADIQKVLRLSYDALDDDEKNILLHVACCFHGHEMEKITRILNSCDFFADIGIKSLLDKSLINIYSNVRYDKYIQMHSLTQEMCWKIIHEEYNKNGGQQIRLLNTTEEICNIFQDERDIHGVESMTVDMNQVTIDPRIIIIALRKMPKLRLLALRGNFNMDLEWNTVFLEGFQLPNDLRYIEWNKCPLKFV